One genomic region from Flagellimonas oceani encodes:
- a CDS encoding adenylate kinase, protein MIKLHDKVFKPYLKEEQILAAIDKMAKEIAADYKDETPLFVGVLNGAFMFVADFLKAYQHPCEVSFVRLSSYQGLTSTGIVETLLDVPEELEGKSVIILEDVVDTGRTLKELVHLFSNTNVKEFKIGTLFYKSDIYNGEYAIDYVGLEIPDHFIVGYGLDYNELGRNLREVYQLNQTDMINLVLFGKPGAGKGTQAGFLKEKYNLKHISTGDVFRYNIKNGTDLGTLAKSYIDKGELVPDAVTIDMLKAEVEKNPDAAGFIFDGFPRTAAQAEALDNFLESKDMKVNATIALEAEDDILVERLLERGKSSGRSDDQDESKIRNRFDEYNEKTAPLKAYYEKQGKFHSVNGIGEIDEITQRLSKVIDSL, encoded by the coding sequence TTGATTAAGCTCCACGACAAAGTTTTTAAGCCGTATTTAAAGGAAGAGCAAATCCTTGCGGCCATTGATAAAATGGCCAAGGAGATTGCAGCTGATTATAAGGACGAAACACCTTTGTTTGTTGGTGTCCTTAATGGTGCTTTTATGTTCGTGGCCGATTTTCTGAAGGCTTACCAGCATCCCTGCGAAGTTTCTTTTGTGAGGTTAAGTTCCTATCAAGGACTGACATCAACGGGCATTGTGGAGACGCTTTTGGATGTGCCGGAGGAATTGGAGGGAAAGAGCGTCATTATTTTGGAAGATGTAGTGGATACCGGCCGAACTTTAAAGGAGTTGGTACACTTGTTTTCCAACACCAATGTAAAGGAGTTTAAAATCGGTACGCTCTTTTATAAATCCGATATTTATAACGGGGAATATGCCATAGACTACGTTGGACTGGAAATCCCGGACCATTTTATTGTGGGGTATGGACTTGATTATAACGAGCTGGGCCGAAATCTTAGAGAAGTTTACCAATTAAATCAAACAGATATGATCAACCTAGTGCTTTTTGGAAAGCCAGGAGCAGGGAAGGGGACCCAAGCAGGTTTCCTAAAGGAAAAGTACAATCTGAAACACATTTCCACAGGGGATGTTTTCCGTTACAACATTAAAAATGGAACCGACCTTGGCACCTTGGCCAAGTCTTATATCGATAAAGGCGAGTTGGTTCCCGATGCCGTGACCATTGATATGTTGAAAGCCGAAGTGGAGAAAAATCCGGATGCGGCAGGTTTTATTTTTGACGGATTTCCACGTACGGCCGCGCAGGCAGAAGCATTGGACAATTTCTTGGAGTCCAAGGATATGAAGGTGAACGCCACTATTGCTTTGGAAGCTGAGGACGATATCTTGGTGGAACGTCTTTTGGAACGTGGAAAAAGTAGTGGCCGTTCCGATGATCAGGACGAAAGTAAAATCCGTAACCGTTTTGATGAATACAATGAAAAAACGGCACCTTTAAAAGCATACTACGAAAAACAAGGGAAATTCCATTCTGTAAACGGGATAGGTGAGATTGATGAGATTACCCAGCGGTTGAGCAAGGTAATCGATTCCCTATAA
- a CDS encoding 5-(carboxyamino)imidazole ribonucleotide synthase translates to MQFFSSDFKLGILGGGQLGKMMLYETRKWDIQTKVMDASAEAPCKIACNEFVQGSLMDFDAVYDFGKDVDVLTIEIENVNVDALEKLEDEGITVYPPTKTLRTIQNKAVQKLFYTDHGIPTAPFTRFAYTSEIEDSINNGGLSLPFVWKSAQFGYDGQGVKVVRKMEDLKELPNVECIAEKMIDFKNELAVVVARNAKGEVKTYPVVEMEFHPEANQVEYVICPARIDDAVAQKAQEVALKVSEHMKHVGLLAVEMFQTKDDQILVNESAPRPHNSGHYSIEAAYTNQFEQHIRAILGLPLGKTDSKVAGIMVNLVGAEGHTGEVVYENIEEILGMDGVTPHIYGKKQTRPFRKMGHVTIVDENMVRAREVAQQVKETIKVVTKQ, encoded by the coding sequence ATGCAATTTTTCTCTTCAGACTTTAAATTGGGAATTTTAGGTGGTGGACAACTAGGCAAAATGATGCTCTACGAAACCAGAAAATGGGACATACAGACCAAGGTTATGGACGCTTCGGCCGAAGCTCCCTGCAAAATAGCATGCAACGAATTTGTGCAGGGCAGTTTAATGGATTTTGATGCCGTTTACGACTTTGGGAAAGATGTGGATGTGCTCACCATAGAGATTGAAAATGTAAACGTGGACGCCCTTGAAAAGCTGGAGGACGAAGGAATCACGGTCTATCCGCCAACCAAAACATTAAGGACCATCCAGAACAAGGCCGTACAGAAGTTGTTCTATACCGACCATGGTATTCCAACCGCTCCCTTTACCCGCTTTGCCTACACTTCCGAAATTGAGGACAGCATAAACAATGGCGGACTTTCGCTGCCATTTGTTTGGAAGAGCGCCCAATTTGGTTATGATGGACAGGGGGTAAAAGTCGTTAGAAAGATGGAGGACCTCAAGGAACTGCCCAATGTGGAGTGCATTGCCGAGAAAATGATAGATTTTAAAAATGAATTGGCGGTCGTGGTGGCCCGAAATGCCAAAGGCGAGGTAAAAACATATCCCGTAGTTGAGATGGAATTTCATCCCGAGGCCAATCAAGTGGAATATGTCATCTGTCCCGCTCGGATTGATGACGCCGTAGCCCAAAAAGCCCAAGAAGTGGCTTTGAAGGTTTCCGAGCACATGAAGCACGTAGGACTGCTGGCCGTAGAAATGTTCCAGACCAAGGACGACCAAATTTTGGTCAACGAATCCGCGCCAAGACCGCACAATAGTGGGCACTACAGTATTGAAGCCGCCTATACCAATCAATTTGAGCAACATATCCGTGCCATTTTGGGCCTTCCATTGGGAAAAACCGATAGCAAAGTAGCCGGAATTATGGTTAACTTGGTGGGAGCCGAAGGACATACTGGAGAGGTAGTGTATGAAAACATCGAAGAAATATTGGGAATGGATGGGGTTACACCGCATATTTATGGCAAAAAACAAACCCGACCGTTTCGTAAAATGGGCCACGTGACCATTGTGGACGAGAACATGGTTAGGGCCAGGGAAGTGGCACAGCAAGTAAAGGAAACCATTAAAGTGGTTACAAAGCAATAA